A single genomic interval of Bradyrhizobium sp. sBnM-33 harbors:
- a CDS encoding NUDIX domain-containing protein codes for MLFHQKDKDVQVLLGHPGGPFWSRKDQGAWTIPKGLIGPSESPLSAAVREFAEETGYRPGGEAIPLGSAKQPSGKVVHMWAIEEDWDPADLQSNTFEMEWPPRSGRRQSFPEIDRASWFGIAEARLKILKGQAAFLDRLLETLSRAEGS; via the coding sequence TTGCTGTTCCACCAAAAGGACAAGGACGTTCAAGTCTTGCTCGGGCACCCGGGCGGTCCGTTCTGGAGCCGTAAGGATCAGGGTGCCTGGACCATTCCGAAAGGCTTGATTGGGCCTAGCGAATCCCCGCTTTCGGCCGCAGTGCGTGAGTTCGCCGAAGAGACCGGCTACCGTCCGGGCGGCGAAGCAATTCCGCTTGGCAGTGCCAAGCAACCAAGCGGCAAGGTCGTCCACATGTGGGCAATTGAAGAGGACTGGGACCCAGCCGATCTTCAGAGCAACACGTTCGAGATGGAATGGCCGCCGCGGTCTGGGCGACGGCAATCATTTCCTGAGATTGATCGCGCGTCCTGGTTTGGCATTGCCGAGGCGCGACTTAAGATCCTGAAAGGCCAAGCAGCGTTCCTGGATCGTCTGTTGGAAACACTCAGTCGGGCTGAAGGCAGCTAG
- a CDS encoding putative zinc-binding metallopeptidase, translating to MLQQRLSSLRVAVEGNWLEDCISTLYEELEERDIRLRPHTWISSEWFSPADVPGIAIPFYLTHPRLMKLEKKMMLDVEGGTWSECMAILRHEAGHAIQHGYQLQRRRRWQQLFGRSSKHYPRYYRPNPASRQYVQHLRLWYAQSHPDEDFAETFAVWLRPRSNWRTRYAGWPALKKLEYVDELMEEIAGKRPLVTTRERVDPLHELSQTLGDHYKKKQAFYAFRPPKTYDRDLSRLFSADPRHRRGQPASAFIRRHRAHFRQLVARWTGENQLTLDAVLDDMISRCRELNLRAVGSDRKLVTDFTVLLTAKTMHALFGPSRRKWIAL from the coding sequence TTGCTCCAGCAGCGCCTCAGTAGTCTGAGGGTTGCGGTCGAAGGCAATTGGCTCGAGGATTGTATCAGCACTCTTTATGAAGAGCTGGAAGAGCGGGACATCCGGCTGCGGCCACATACATGGATATCGAGCGAATGGTTTAGTCCGGCAGATGTGCCCGGCATTGCCATCCCATTCTATCTCACCCATCCCCGCCTGATGAAGCTCGAGAAGAAAATGATGCTCGACGTCGAGGGTGGCACGTGGTCCGAATGCATGGCCATCCTCCGCCATGAGGCAGGCCATGCCATCCAGCACGGCTATCAGCTGCAGCGCCGCCGGCGTTGGCAGCAGCTGTTCGGCCGGTCCTCAAAACACTACCCACGCTACTACCGGCCCAATCCGGCCAGCCGGCAATATGTCCAGCATCTTCGGCTCTGGTACGCACAGAGCCATCCGGACGAGGATTTCGCTGAAACCTTCGCGGTGTGGCTGCGGCCGCGTTCAAACTGGCGGACGCGCTATGCCGGCTGGCCAGCGCTGAAGAAGCTCGAATATGTCGACGAACTGATGGAGGAAATCGCCGGGAAGCGGCCGCTAGTCACGACGCGGGAGCGTGTCGATCCGCTGCATGAACTCAGCCAAACACTCGGCGACCACTATAAAAAGAAGCAGGCGTTCTACGCCTTTAGGCCACCGAAGACTTACGACCGCGACCTCTCTCGGCTCTTTTCCGCCGATCCACGGCATCGCCGGGGGCAGCCGGCTTCTGCATTCATCAGGCGGCACCGCGCCCACTTCAGGCAACTGGTCGCGCGGTGGACGGGCGAGAACCAACTCACGCTTGATGCTGTACTTGACGACATGATCTCCCGCTGCCGAGAGCTCAATCTGCGCGCTGTCGGCTCCGATCGAAAGCTTGTTACTGACTTCACCGTCCTGTTGACCGCCAAGACCATGCACGCGCTGTTCGGTCCTTCGCGGCGAAAGTGGATCGCGCTATGA
- a CDS encoding ATP-grasp domain-containing protein, with product MRRLRVLVLMHPDFVPPDSTDGYTARQINEWKTEYDVVSTLRAAGHDVRPLGAQEEIKPVREEIESFKPHVVFTLLEQFHNEPTYDQHVASYLELMQIPYTGCNPRGLILARGKDLSKTLVHHRRIAVPAFAVFPMRRKVKRPARLALPLIVKSLNEDGSRGISQASVVDTDEKLAERVAFVHERIGTAAIAEQYIDGRELYVGVLGNNRLRVLPVWELKFGTMGGQAIATEKVKHDPSYQERVGIVDGPAKDLAPGVRARIQRTAKRIYRTLGLDGYARIDFRLSADGTLYFIEANPNPEIAKSQEFATAAGHDGLDYLGLLHRILALGISRATAGASIG from the coding sequence ATGAGACGCCTGCGCGTTCTGGTGCTCATGCATCCGGACTTCGTGCCCCCGGACTCCACCGACGGATACACGGCACGGCAAATCAACGAATGGAAAACAGAATACGACGTCGTGAGCACCTTGCGTGCGGCCGGCCATGATGTTCGCCCGCTCGGTGCGCAGGAGGAAATCAAGCCGGTGCGCGAGGAGATCGAAAGTTTCAAGCCGCACGTGGTGTTCACGTTGCTGGAGCAGTTTCACAACGAGCCCACGTATGACCAGCACGTCGCAAGCTATCTCGAACTGATGCAGATCCCGTATACTGGGTGTAACCCGCGTGGTCTGATCTTGGCGCGCGGTAAGGATCTGTCCAAGACATTGGTGCACCATCGCCGGATCGCGGTGCCGGCCTTCGCCGTATTCCCGATGCGCCGAAAGGTCAAACGCCCAGCGCGTCTTGCGCTGCCGTTGATCGTCAAGAGCCTGAACGAGGATGGATCCCGGGGGATCTCGCAGGCATCCGTCGTCGATACGGACGAGAAGCTCGCGGAGCGCGTCGCCTTCGTCCACGAGCGGATCGGAACCGCCGCGATCGCCGAGCAATATATCGACGGGCGTGAGCTTTATGTCGGCGTGCTCGGCAACAATCGGTTGCGAGTGTTGCCGGTTTGGGAACTGAAATTCGGCACCATGGGCGGCCAGGCCATAGCCACCGAGAAGGTCAAACACGATCCCAGTTATCAGGAGCGCGTGGGAATTGTAGATGGGCCGGCCAAGGACCTTGCGCCGGGGGTACGCGCCCGCATTCAGCGAACAGCGAAACGCATCTACCGAACACTGGGGCTCGACGGATACGCGCGCATCGATTTTCGCCTCTCTGCCGACGGTACCCTGTATTTTATTGAAGCGAACCCCAATCCCGAAATCGCGAAGAGCCAAGAGTTCGCTACAGCGGCAGGGCATGACGGACTTGATTACCTGGGTCTCTTGCATCGCATTCTGGCGCTCGGAATAAGCCGGGCAACCGCCGGCGCATCCATAGGCTGA
- a CDS encoding PRC-barrel domain-containing protein, protein MARATAHPDHQCISSEDIHGTEVYGADGKNIGEIDHLIIDKVSGRVAYAVMSFGGFVGLGHSHYPIPWGALTFDTSLGGFRTNITEQQLRDAPEFSDDSWQDRDWETRTHQYYGTPTYWESRGGLIR, encoded by the coding sequence ATGGCCCGTGCGACAGCCCATCCGGATCATCAATGCATCTCGAGCGAAGACATTCATGGAACCGAGGTTTATGGAGCAGATGGAAAGAATATCGGTGAGATTGATCACCTCATCATCGATAAGGTGTCAGGTCGCGTGGCCTATGCCGTCATGAGCTTTGGCGGATTTGTTGGGTTAGGCCACAGCCATTATCCCATCCCTTGGGGCGCTCTAACATTTGATACGTCGCTTGGTGGTTTCCGAACAAATATCACCGAGCAGCAGTTGAGGGACGCGCCTGAGTTCAGTGATGACTCGTGGCAGGATCGAGACTGGGAAACGCGCACCCACCAGTACTACGGGACACCCACGTACTGGGAGTCGCGAGGCGGCCTAATACGCTAG
- a CDS encoding DUF1236 domain-containing protein, producing the protein MKKLFTIAAAASILATAAIAQTTVTTTTGTGNAAIQIEPQYRTKIKSYVTEKKVRSMTTQEKIVVGAKVPTSVELEAVPADWGPSVSRYRYVYSNDRVMLVDPGTRTVVHEVD; encoded by the coding sequence ATGAAGAAACTTTTCACGATTGCTGCTGCTGCGTCGATCCTGGCGACGGCTGCTATTGCGCAGACCACCGTTACCACCACCACCGGCACCGGAAATGCGGCTATTCAAATCGAGCCGCAGTATCGCACCAAGATCAAGAGCTACGTCACTGAGAAGAAGGTTCGGTCCATGACGACACAAGAAAAAATCGTTGTCGGCGCCAAGGTCCCAACCAGCGTTGAACTTGAAGCAGTCCCGGCAGATTGGGGGCCCTCTGTCAGCAGGTATCGCTACGTCTACTCCAATGACCGCGTGATGCTGGTGGATCCCGGCACCCGAACCGTTGTGCACGAGGTCGACTGA
- a CDS encoding alpha/beta fold hydrolase, with product MSDLFMEAWGSGVPVVLVHGSLATGSDEWQAQRPLADSGFRLIVPDRRGYGRSPAAQGEDFLVDADDIAGLMGNGAHLVGHSYGGLGVLFAAARRPEAALSITLLEPATFALGQHNEAARTLVGEVRSLSLWDQKAPDEEWVIRFLETVGSDPSALSPELIAAAVPLVPVFRRGRPIWEAEPPLAKLASAPFPKLVISGGHSAGFDAICDDLAQRIGASRMVIEGAGHEIQFTGEPLNHALMTLWSHSSP from the coding sequence ATGAGCGATTTGTTCATGGAAGCATGGGGGTCGGGCGTGCCCGTCGTGTTAGTGCACGGTTCACTGGCAACAGGATCCGACGAGTGGCAGGCTCAGCGACCGCTGGCCGACAGCGGCTTTCGTCTGATAGTTCCGGACAGGCGTGGTTATGGGCGAAGTCCCGCGGCTCAAGGTGAGGATTTTCTAGTCGATGCCGACGACATTGCCGGTCTCATGGGCAATGGCGCGCACCTTGTAGGGCATTCCTACGGTGGTCTCGGCGTGCTGTTCGCCGCCGCCCGCCGTCCCGAAGCGGCTCTATCTATTACATTACTGGAACCCGCTACCTTCGCGTTGGGCCAGCACAATGAAGCAGCGAGGACACTCGTGGGAGAGGTTCGCTCTCTCTCTCTCTGGGATCAGAAGGCTCCGGACGAGGAATGGGTCATTCGTTTCCTGGAAACTGTGGGAAGTGATCCGAGCGCTCTTTCCCCCGAACTGATCGCCGCTGCAGTGCCGCTTGTACCCGTCTTCCGCCGCGGTCGGCCGATCTGGGAGGCTGAACCGCCGCTTGCTAAGCTGGCGTCTGCCCCCTTCCCCAAACTCGTGATATCGGGTGGGCACAGTGCAGGCTTCGACGCGATCTGTGACGACCTAGCGCAACGAATCGGCGCTTCCCGCATGGTGATCGAAGGTGCCGGCCACGAGATCCAGTTCACCGGAGAGCCGCTCAATCACGCGCTAATGACTTTATGGAGCCACTCGTCTCCTTGA